ATCCATACAATATCGAAAACATCATGGGTGTCACTCTGCGTGATGCCGGGCAAGTAGCCCTGATCGATGGAGACAGCAAAAAAATTATTAATATTGTCAAGACAGGCTACGCGGTCCATATTTCTCGTCCCTCTAAATCAGGACGCTACCTCTTCACCATTGGACGCGATGCCAAAGTCTCCATGATCGACCTGTGGATGAAAAAGCCTGACGTGGTTGCCGAAATCAAAATCGGCCTTGAAGCCCGTTCGGTGGAAACTTCCAAATACAAAGGTTGGGACGATAAATACGCCATGGCCGGTGCCTACTGGCCGCCGCATTATGTGCTGATGGAAGGCGACACACTCAAGCCTTTAAAAATCGTCAGCACTCGCGGCTACACGGTTGATACTCAGGAATACCATCCTGAACCACGTGTCGCGGCGATTGTGGCGTCGCATCAACATCCGGAGTTTATTGTCAATGTCAAAGAAATTGGCAAGATTTTGCTGGTCGATTATTCCGACATTGAGAACCTTAAGGTGACCACTGTTGGTGCTGCACGCTTCCTGCACGACGGCGGTTGGGACCGGACGCAACGCTATTTCCTCACCGCTGCGAATAAGTCCAACAAAATTGCCGTGCTGGACTCGAAGACTCGTAAACTTACAGCCTTGATTGAAGTCGGTAAAATCCCGCATCCAGGACGTGGTGCGAACTTTATCGATCCTAAATATGGTCCGGTGTGGGCAACAGGCCACTTGGGTGATGACACCATTGCCGTCATTGGTACTGATCCGGTCAAGCACAAGCAATATG
This sequence is a window from Gammaproteobacteria bacterium. Protein-coding genes within it:
- a CDS encoding nitrite reductase, with amino-acid sequence MKKRLTMVLAAMAIAGMPLWSADTAKHPDKTQQAYEGAPSPVKDVKRVITPGAPDMTQAEFDEARQIYFERCAGCHGVLRKGATGKPLTPDITQKKGTAYLKAFITYGSPAGMPNWGTSGELTERQIDIMARFLQHEPPLPPEWGMKEMMASWKQFVPVSKRPKKKENPYNIENIMGVTLRDAGQVALIDGDSKKIINIVKTGYAVHISRPSKSGRYLFTIGRDAKVSMIDLWMKKPDVVAEIKIGLEARSVETSKYKGWDDKYAMAGAYWPPHYVLMEGDTLKPLKIVSTRGYTVDTQEYHPEPRVAAIVASHQHPEFIVNVKEIGKILLVDYSDIENLKVTTVGAARFLHDGGWDRTQRYFLTAANKSNKIAVLDSKTRKLTALIEVGKIPHPGRGANFIDPKYGPVWATGHLGDDTIAVIGTDPVKHKQYAWKVVRTLKTQGGGNLFIKTHPKSRNLWFDNPLNPTAKVAQSVGVYDINHLEKGFEVLPIAEWADLGEGPK